One genomic region from Candidatus Nomurabacteria bacterium encodes:
- a CDS encoding rRNA pseudouridine synthase, translating into MRINKFVALATGMSRRQADNTIEEKAVLINNIPAKHGQEVTESDTIKLNNHQIYIPEIKLLLINKPINIVCSHNGQGSKTIYDIIPDKYRNLKPVGRLDKDSSGLLLMTNHGRLSQQLTHPSFKKSKVYQVKLDSPLSIDDKQRIETGIILEDGVSKIQLQGSTRNWKVTMREGRNRQIRRTFSALGYTVIELHRIQIGNYKLGNLKPGEYIEVKGIEV; encoded by the coding sequence ATGAGAATCAATAAATTTGTTGCTCTAGCAACAGGTATGTCGCGTCGACAGGCCGATAATACCATCGAAGAGAAAGCAGTATTGATTAACAACATACCTGCTAAACATGGCCAAGAAGTTACAGAATCGGACACTATTAAACTCAATAATCATCAGATCTACATTCCAGAAATTAAACTTTTGCTAATCAATAAACCTATTAATATTGTCTGCTCTCATAACGGTCAAGGGAGTAAAACCATTTACGATATTATTCCTGATAAATACCGCAACCTAAAGCCGGTAGGCCGTTTAGATAAAGATTCGAGTGGCCTACTATTAATGACCAACCATGGTAGGCTCTCGCAACAATTAACCCACCCTTCATTTAAAAAGAGTAAAGTTTACCAAGTAAAATTAGACAGCCCACTATCGATAGATGACAAGCAAAGAATAGAAACCGGAATAATTCTAGAAGATGGAGTTAGCAAAATTCAACTCCAAGGTAGTACTAGAAATTGGAAAGTTACAATGAGAGAAGGCAGGAACCGACAAATCCGGCGAACTTTTAGTGCACTAGGCTATACAGTTATCGAACTGCACAGGATACAAATAGGTAACTATAAGCTTGGTAACTTAAAACCCGGGGAATATATAGAGGTTAAAGGTATTGAGGTATAG
- the der gene encoding ribosome biogenesis GTPase Der translates to MASKQKVPIIAIVGRANVGKSSIFNAILGKREAIVANEPGTTRDSIFAKASWNNSDFWLVDTAGIKDPEDDFEFTIQEQITQASDSADVIWVVIESNVAITEDDRRVAKLALKTQKPVFLLVNKIDKAPKSTIDDYRKLGIKNIHLTSATQNRGISDLLEDTTAQIPKSTIKMDENRIRVALLGRPNVGKSHLFNALAKKQQAIVADRAGTTRDINRTIIRYNNKEIEFMDTAGIRRSGRIEKGIEKFSVIRSISAIEQADICLLLMDANELNTQLDQKIAGMIKEAGRGLILVVSKWDSIDKDAYTRDSLAPEIKHNFIFVPWAPLIFTSAETGQNVTKLFDIICEISENRQKSYKTTELNRWLRQVIDAHPPAGLKNRMPKLNYIAHEEGNPIPSFKVFGSHTKFLHWSYKRYMERLFREKYDLTGTPLKFWYIEKHETHKHSQSPTKEKNKRIRQYEYKKTNHKQL, encoded by the coding sequence ATGGCTAGCAAACAAAAAGTCCCAATCATAGCAATAGTTGGCAGAGCCAACGTTGGTAAATCAAGCATCTTCAATGCTATTTTAGGCAAAAGAGAGGCAATTGTAGCAAACGAACCCGGAACAACACGTGACAGTATTTTTGCTAAAGCATCATGGAATAACTCTGACTTTTGGCTAGTTGATACAGCAGGAATCAAAGACCCAGAAGATGATTTCGAGTTCACGATACAAGAGCAGATAACTCAAGCTTCGGATAGTGCTGACGTGATATGGGTAGTAATTGAATCTAATGTCGCCATAACTGAAGACGATCGCAGAGTGGCTAAGTTAGCCCTCAAAACCCAAAAACCTGTTTTTCTGCTGGTAAACAAAATCGACAAAGCTCCAAAATCTACCATTGATGACTACAGAAAACTTGGAATCAAGAATATTCATTTAACTAGCGCAACTCAAAACAGGGGTATTTCAGACCTACTCGAAGACACGACGGCACAAATCCCTAAAAGCACAATCAAAATGGATGAAAATAGAATTCGTGTCGCGCTACTAGGTAGACCAAATGTTGGCAAATCACACCTATTTAATGCTCTTGCTAAAAAACAACAAGCAATCGTCGCAGATCGTGCAGGCACAACCAGAGATATCAATCGTACAATAATCCGATACAACAATAAAGAGATCGAGTTTATGGATACTGCTGGTATCCGTCGGAGCGGTCGAATAGAAAAGGGAATCGAGAAGTTTAGTGTAATACGCTCGATTAGCGCTATTGAACAAGCGGATATTTGCTTGCTCCTTATGGACGCCAACGAGCTCAACACTCAGCTAGACCAAAAGATTGCCGGTATGATTAAAGAAGCCGGCAGAGGACTTATTCTAGTTGTCAGTAAATGGGATAGTATTGATAAGGACGCCTATACAAGAGATAGTCTAGCACCAGAAATAAAGCATAACTTTATCTTTGTCCCTTGGGCTCCATTAATATTTACTAGTGCTGAAACAGGACAAAATGTTACAAAACTTTTTGATATTATTTGTGAAATTTCCGAAAACAGACAAAAATCCTACAAAACTACTGAACTTAATCGTTGGCTTAGGCAAGTAATAGATGCCCATCCTCCAGCAGGGTTAAAAAATCGTATGCCAAAACTAAACTACATCGCACATGAAGAGGGCAACCCCATACCAAGCTTTAAGGTTTTTGGGTCGCACACAAAGTTTTTGCACTGGAGTTATAAACGCTATATGGAAAGATTATTCAGGGAAAAATATGACTTAACTGGTACGCCATTAAAATTCTGGTACATAGAAAAGCACGAAACCCACAAACACAGCCAAAGCCCCACCAAAGAAAAGAACAAGAGAATCCGCCAGTACGAATACAAGAAAACAAACCACAAACAACTATAA
- a CDS encoding glycosyltransferase family 39 protein: protein MRSKISNSVTRAKKLFSINRRNLLILFIAVLCIYGLVVKVVATTKLGYFADEPDDFAMFLNDFDQVDEFFSKASGADQARFPHVISAPILLALGDNPLIATRILYIIIHCIYLYVLYKLFRLSLSKVKSFYGIVLVASSAYLFSFSIFTMTTSNNLSLLLGTLMLYLYLSNFNTPSRTTINQFAIFGLVSGLAIGSRFFSAIILVSIFLYDAYINRQSLLKNNSYKFWGLPYEDLNIAFTLIIVLINLLPLPSVFKVFMACVLILYYVVYFIFEYFRRKADKTKLNFINKWIVIVHTAFVATLISSPIHLNFINIENIFKWSDIWHKVDNFINPSRSDIFTIIGFKTGLFAGIMMMCTLVIIVWRRQMKDFMKSYALFLLIILLHLLVFIQVKYVIAWYPLFIMPFFYLPLIYVLPDKPSDLKKPLMALLLVVLLLIPIHEQYRYWKLFPYGHIDGAQYGKQYIGWNKPGMITFESFDHIIGYLKDNRSTLPAGAIECNFVRSERFKEWAITIMNAFLEKESLSDYYCLPAVSTNDNPRYVITSIYTSDESIEAIRKNYTEEHVFTEASIPVVIFWVKK, encoded by the coding sequence ATGAGATCAAAAATATCTAACTCTGTTACTAGAGCTAAGAAACTATTTTCTATCAATAGACGAAATTTGCTTATCTTATTTATTGCAGTACTATGCATTTATGGTCTGGTTGTAAAGGTTGTTGCTACAACGAAACTTGGGTATTTTGCCGATGAGCCCGATGACTTTGCTATGTTTCTTAATGACTTTGATCAAGTTGATGAATTTTTTTCTAAGGCAAGTGGAGCGGACCAAGCACGTTTTCCGCATGTTATTTCTGCTCCAATATTGCTAGCATTGGGGGATAACCCACTAATCGCAACACGAATTTTATATATAATCATACATTGTATCTATCTTTATGTTCTTTACAAACTATTCAGACTATCATTATCAAAAGTAAAGTCATTCTACGGCATTGTATTGGTGGCATCAAGCGCCTATCTGTTTAGCTTCTCGATCTTTACGATGACTACCAGCAATAATCTGTCATTATTACTCGGTACGTTAATGCTGTATCTGTATTTAAGCAATTTTAATACCCCGTCAAGAACCACAATCAATCAGTTTGCAATTTTTGGCTTAGTTTCTGGTTTAGCAATTGGTTCACGTTTTTTCAGTGCGATTATTTTAGTGTCTATTTTTCTTTACGATGCCTACATAAATCGCCAATCTCTCTTAAAGAACAACAGCTACAAATTCTGGGGTTTGCCTTACGAGGATCTCAATATAGCTTTTACGTTAATCATCGTGCTGATTAACTTATTGCCATTACCTAGTGTATTTAAAGTATTTATGGCATGCGTTCTTATACTTTACTACGTTGTCTATTTTATTTTTGAATATTTTCGTAGAAAAGCCGATAAAACCAAACTGAATTTTATTAACAAATGGATTGTTATCGTTCATACAGCTTTTGTGGCAACTCTTATTTCTTCGCCAATCCACCTTAATTTTATAAATATCGAGAATATTTTTAAATGGTCGGATATCTGGCATAAAGTAGACAATTTTATCAATCCAAGCCGTTCTGATATTTTTACAATTATTGGGTTCAAGACTGGATTGTTTGCAGGAATTATGATGATGTGTACCTTGGTAATTATTGTTTGGCGACGTCAAATGAAGGACTTTATGAAAAGTTATGCCCTATTTCTGTTGATAATTCTATTACATCTACTAGTTTTTATTCAGGTAAAATATGTCATAGCTTGGTACCCGCTATTCATAATGCCGTTTTTTTATTTACCGCTTATATATGTACTTCCAGATAAACCAAGCGATTTAAAAAAGCCACTTATGGCATTATTGCTCGTTGTTTTATTATTGATTCCAATTCACGAACAGTATCGTTACTGGAAGTTATTCCCTTATGGTCATATTGATGGCGCTCAGTATGGAAAGCAGTATATTGGATGGAATAAGCCAGGTATGATTACATTCGAGTCGTTTGATCATATTATAGGATATCTAAAAGATAATCGTAGCACACTTCCGGCAGGGGCGATTGAATGTAATTTTGTACGTAGCGAGCGCTTCAAAGAGTGGGCCATAACTATTATGAATGCATTTCTTGAGAAAGAGAGTTTATCAGATTATTACTGCCTTCCTGCAGTATCCACGAATGATAACCCTAGATATGTGATAACCTCTATATATACTTCTGATGAATCTATTGAAGCTATTCGCAAAAACTATACCGAAGAACATGTATTTACTGAGGCATCGATTCCTGTCGTAATCTTTTGGGTAAAGAAGTAG
- a CDS encoding NAD(P)/FAD-dependent oxidoreductase, producing MLNNKTVVIVGAGPAGLTAALELLNKTGVKPVVFESSNQVGGISKTVNYKGNRIDIGGHRFFSKSDVVMDWWNEVLPLQDRGISSTVINYHNNSKQLSLNTKFTYSNNGNVMLIRRRQSRIYYDGKFFDYPLTLNVRTLRNLGLSKLCLAGISYAKALMFPRKPEVSLEDFLINRFGDNLYKTFFKEYTEKVWGVPCDQISAEWGAQRIKGLSVHKVLTHALKSSMSFLKSQDYQQKNIETSLIEQFLYPKYGPGQLWERVAETIREKGGEIHLNTPVVSWNNKQKIIKSVTVLDKKTNKKTIHKADYFISSVAIKNLVTNFNGNPVPLQVKKIATSLEYRDFITVGVLIGKINKQTKLSVGGRLVDDNWIYIQEPGLKVGRVQIFNNWSPALVKNPKNIWLGLEYFVNEGDDLWLMKDSQIKKFAINELQKLEFVQQKDVIDSVVVRVKKAYPGYFGAYRDFDVVQRYLDKYQNLFLVGRNGMHRYNNQDHSMLTAMRAVYNIINGVLDKKNIWDINTEEDYHEIKNI from the coding sequence ATGTTAAATAATAAGACGGTGGTTATAGTTGGCGCTGGCCCTGCCGGCTTAACGGCGGCGTTAGAGCTACTTAATAAAACAGGTGTCAAGCCAGTTGTTTTTGAATCAAGCAATCAAGTAGGTGGAATATCAAAGACAGTTAACTACAAAGGCAATAGGATCGACATTGGTGGACATAGGTTCTTTTCTAAGTCTGACGTGGTTATGGATTGGTGGAATGAAGTATTGCCATTGCAAGATAGAGGTATCTCAAGCACAGTAATTAACTACCACAATAATTCAAAACAACTTTCACTCAATACAAAGTTTACCTATTCCAATAACGGCAATGTTATGCTTATTCGACGGAGACAGAGTCGTATATACTATGATGGCAAGTTTTTTGATTACCCACTTACACTTAATGTGCGTACGCTTAGGAATCTGGGTCTGAGTAAATTGTGTTTAGCGGGGATAAGTTATGCTAAAGCCTTAATGTTTCCACGTAAACCCGAAGTGTCTCTTGAAGATTTTTTAATTAATAGATTTGGAGACAATCTGTACAAAACCTTTTTTAAGGAGTATACAGAAAAAGTTTGGGGCGTGCCTTGCGATCAGATTAGTGCTGAGTGGGGCGCGCAACGCATTAAGGGGCTGAGTGTTCACAAAGTATTAACGCATGCTCTTAAATCTAGCATGTCTTTCTTAAAATCACAGGACTATCAGCAAAAGAATATTGAGACAAGTCTTATCGAACAGTTCCTCTACCCAAAATATGGACCTGGGCAGTTATGGGAACGTGTTGCGGAAACAATTCGCGAAAAAGGTGGTGAAATACACTTGAATACACCAGTGGTTAGTTGGAATAACAAACAAAAAATTATTAAGAGCGTTACCGTTTTAGATAAAAAAACTAACAAAAAAACAATACATAAGGCTGATTATTTTATCTCCAGCGTAGCTATAAAAAATTTGGTTACAAATTTTAACGGAAATCCTGTTCCTTTACAAGTTAAAAAAATTGCGACTAGCCTGGAATATCGTGACTTTATAACAGTAGGAGTTTTGATTGGAAAGATTAATAAACAAACTAAACTCTCAGTAGGAGGAAGGCTGGTTGATGACAATTGGATATATATTCAAGAACCTGGCCTAAAAGTGGGCAGGGTTCAAATATTCAATAATTGGAGCCCTGCATTGGTTAAAAACCCAAAGAATATTTGGCTTGGGCTTGAGTATTTTGTAAACGAAGGCGATGATTTGTGGTTAATGAAAGATAGTCAGATTAAAAAGTTTGCAATCAACGAGTTGCAAAAGTTGGAATTTGTTCAGCAAAAAGATGTCATTGATAGTGTGGTGGTGCGTGTTAAAAAGGCTTATCCGGGTTATTTCGGTGCATATAGGGATTTCGATGTTGTGCAACGATATCTCGATAAATACCAAAATTTGTTTTTAGTCGGACGTAATGGCATGCATCGATATAATAACCAAGACCATTCTATGCTTACTGCTATGAGGGCTGTCTATAATATTATAAATGGCGTATTAGATAAAAAGAACATATGGGATATTAACACAGAAGAAGATTATCATGAGATCAAAAATATCTAA
- a CDS encoding DDE-type integrase/transposase/recombinase codes for MQQIYTESFLRGYARKTMRSIQDITQHPYKHVIEQRLKIIQFYDDFGEQATRQAFSVSRSTVFSWKRRLKDNNGSLRCLAPKSTAPKHKRKRMVDMRITNFILEQRSLHPKLSKDKLAVLLKDECTAWNLKPPSASTVGRILKDLKFQGLLPKYTRLTVSGATGKLLEKQSRKPRLNKQRRNGYQPEQPGDMLQIDTIVKFINGIRRYVLTAVDYKGRFGFAYGYTSPSSTNAADFLNKLQAVTPFEIRRVHHDNGSEFYKHFIRACDERNIEQLWNYPKRPKNNGMVERFNRSIQEEFIDWNLDNLAYDLEDFNNSLMDWCIWYNTKRPHYGLGLKSPMQYLLEVLQLSQQESRMLWTDTLS; via the coding sequence ATGCAACAGATATATACTGAATCATTCTTGAGGGGTTATGCTCGTAAGACTATGAGATCTATACAAGACATAACCCAACACCCATATAAACATGTAATTGAGCAAAGACTCAAGATAATTCAGTTCTATGATGATTTCGGGGAACAAGCCACCAGACAAGCTTTTAGCGTAAGTAGGAGCACTGTGTTCAGCTGGAAGAGGCGTCTAAAGGATAACAATGGCTCACTCAGATGTTTAGCTCCAAAGAGCACTGCACCAAAACACAAACGCAAGCGAATGGTAGATATGCGTATTACTAACTTTATTCTAGAACAAAGAAGCTTACACCCTAAGCTAAGTAAAGATAAGCTAGCCGTATTACTCAAAGATGAGTGTACAGCTTGGAATCTAAAACCACCTTCGGCATCTACCGTAGGTAGAATCCTCAAAGACCTTAAGTTTCAAGGCCTATTACCAAAATATACCAGGTTAACCGTTTCAGGTGCTACCGGCAAACTACTTGAGAAACAAAGTCGTAAGCCAAGACTCAATAAACAACGCAGGAATGGTTATCAGCCTGAGCAACCAGGAGATATGCTACAGATAGACACTATTGTTAAGTTTATAAACGGTATACGCCGTTATGTACTTACAGCAGTAGATTACAAAGGTAGATTCGGCTTTGCCTATGGCTATACTAGCCCCAGTAGTACCAACGCAGCAGACTTCCTGAACAAACTGCAAGCTGTTACCCCATTTGAGATCAGACGAGTGCATCATGACAATGGTAGTGAGTTCTACAAACACTTCATAAGAGCCTGTGATGAACGAAACATTGAACAGCTCTGGAACTATCCCAAAAGACCTAAGAATAACGGAATGGTTGAAAGATTTAACCGTAGCATCCAAGAAGAGTTTATAGACTGGAACCTAGATAATCTAGCCTATGACCTTGAGGATTTCAATAATTCATTGATGGACTGGTGTATATGGTATAACACAAAAAGACCACATTATGGACTTGGTTTAAAAAGTCCAATGCAGTACTTACTAGAAGTGTTACAATTAAGCCAACAGGAGTCCAGAATGTTATGGACGGATACACTCAGTTGA
- a CDS encoding aminoacyl-tRNA hydrolase: MSLFQKKTVEHSLNFSLKGSKHLLIVGLGNIGKEYDTTRHNIGFDCIDAFKETQSEFEPWQNKKALFCQMSSGTFGTTKVTLIKPSTLMNNSGQSVQAVSDYFKIPAKDTFVVHDDLDINFGQIRTRVGGGSAGHNGIKSIISHIGDGYGRVRVGIMGEKPEQMDTSDYVLAKFSNLEQKDISKLTREVSSILIELIYRGELYPETRNFML, translated from the coding sequence ATGAGTTTGTTTCAAAAAAAGACAGTCGAGCATAGCCTTAACTTTAGCTTAAAAGGCTCTAAGCACCTACTTATTGTTGGGCTAGGGAACATCGGCAAAGAATACGACACAACTCGCCATAACATAGGATTTGATTGTATTGATGCGTTTAAAGAAACTCAAAGCGAATTCGAGCCTTGGCAAAATAAGAAAGCATTGTTCTGTCAAATGAGTAGCGGAACATTTGGGACAACTAAAGTAACATTAATAAAACCATCTACACTCATGAATAATAGTGGTCAGAGCGTTCAAGCAGTGTCTGATTACTTTAAAATTCCTGCTAAAGATACATTTGTGGTACATGATGATCTAGATATCAACTTTGGTCAAATTCGCACCAGAGTAGGGGGAGGTAGCGCAGGGCACAACGGCATTAAGTCTATTATTTCACATATTGGGGATGGCTATGGTCGAGTTAGAGTAGGTATTATGGGTGAAAAGCCAGAGCAAATGGACACTTCAGATTATGTGTTAGCAAAATTTAGTAATCTAGAGCAAAAAGATATAAGCAAACTGACTCGAGAAGTTTCGAGTATCTTGATCGAGTTAATCTACAGAGGCGAACTTTATCCAGAAACTAGAAATTTTATGTTATAA
- the dprA gene encoding DNA-protecting protein DprA: MQKDYKYHKLNSSELPEKFNSIDPLPNTIYYCGGDLLTNLEKPTVAIVGSRKPTTYGREVTEMFTRALSSKGIVIVSGLALGIDSIAHKTCVESGGQTIAVLPCGPGLIYPSSHRSLAQRIIELNGNLLTEYPENSPAYKQNFIARNRIISGLADIVIVTEANERSGTLHTANFALSQGKTVMAVPGPITSPYSKGTNNLIKAGAIPLTEPSDIFFKLGMRESRPSEITANNQEEYTILTLLSQGVRDGQELLDKSHLEPQIFNQTLTMLEINGKIRALGNNQWTNQ, translated from the coding sequence ATGCAAAAAGATTATAAATACCATAAGCTCAATAGTTCAGAGTTGCCAGAGAAGTTTAACTCGATAGATCCGTTGCCAAACACAATATACTATTGTGGCGGAGATCTATTGACAAACCTAGAAAAGCCCACTGTTGCCATAGTTGGCAGTCGAAAACCTACAACCTACGGTAGAGAAGTTACCGAAATGTTTACACGTGCACTAAGTTCTAAAGGAATTGTCATAGTCAGTGGCTTAGCACTAGGAATTGATAGCATTGCCCATAAAACATGTGTTGAATCTGGTGGTCAAACTATTGCAGTTTTGCCATGTGGTCCTGGGTTAATTTACCCAAGTAGCCACCGATCACTAGCGCAACGGATTATAGAACTTAACGGAAACCTGTTAACTGAATATCCAGAAAATTCACCAGCATACAAACAGAATTTTATAGCCAGAAATCGAATAATTAGTGGCCTAGCAGATATTGTTATCGTTACCGAAGCAAATGAACGTAGCGGAACATTGCATACTGCTAATTTTGCGCTTTCTCAAGGCAAAACAGTTATGGCGGTACCTGGACCAATAACAAGTCCGTATAGCAAAGGCACTAACAACCTAATTAAAGCAGGAGCTATTCCATTAACAGAACCTTCAGATATCTTTTTTAAATTAGGAATGCGTGAATCTAGACCATCAGAAATCACTGCCAATAATCAAGAGGAATACACAATATTAACACTTCTATCTCAAGGGGTTCGTGATGGTCAAGAACTTCTAGACAAAAGCCATCTTGAACCACAAATATTTAATCAAACATTAACGATGTTAGAGATTAACGGAAAAATTAGGGCTTTAGGCAATAATCAGTGGACTAATCAGTAA
- the topA gene encoding type I DNA topoisomerase yields MSKNLVIVESPAKAKTIEKFLGKDFTVKSSMGHIRSLPSKNGSVDVKNKYAPIYETDPTKKKIISELKKASKTAKTVWLASDEDREGEAIAWHLSEVLKLNPKTTKRIVFHEITEPALKTAVANPREIDIPLVEAQQARQSLDYLVGFELSPVLWKKVRPQLSAGRVQSVAVRLVVEREREITDHKPQSTFKLVATLKTPSGQNLPAEAPTKFKDVSKVNKTLEDYLNSTFEVTSVEQRPGKRNPSAPLTTSTLQQEASNKIGYSPRTTMQLAQKLYEAGHITYMRTDSVNLSQTALDAMSNYIKNEYGTDYLESRTFKTKSTGAQEAHEAIRPTDITNLDAGADAQQKKLYQLIWRRTLATQMAPAKIEKTIISIKPSNSKELLEAKGEIVVFDGFLKVIGKKNDDTILPPISNGESLTLTEAVATETLSRGPARYTEASLVKKLEEMGIGRPSTYASTISTIQTRQYVEKGDIAGKETQTLIISLKNNKISQTTQTIEYGKDSNKLHPTDTGKVVTDFLVKHFADVMDYDFTKDIEEELDHIAEKKKGREEVLDHFYKPFHKLVVASEDISRAEATQTRQIGKDKDGTPIFARFGRFGPMLQRGEQSDDPKPTFAPLPKGETIESVTLEQALKMFELPRIVGNTKSGEEIIADIGRFGPYIKIDKTYVSLKEPYDPFTIKEKEAIDLYKEKLVQIEKRNIADFGTIKILLGPYGPYITDGKKNARIPKDIDPKTISEKEATKMLADAPEKKRKFSRKKIK; encoded by the coding sequence ATGAGCAAAAATTTAGTAATAGTAGAGAGCCCGGCTAAAGCCAAAACTATCGAAAAATTTCTTGGCAAGGATTTCACCGTAAAAAGTAGCATGGGACATATCAGATCACTACCGAGCAAAAACGGCAGTGTTGATGTTAAGAATAAATACGCTCCGATTTATGAAACCGATCCAACCAAGAAAAAGATTATTTCCGAATTAAAAAAGGCCAGCAAAACTGCCAAAACAGTCTGGTTAGCAAGTGATGAAGACCGCGAAGGAGAGGCTATTGCCTGGCACTTATCTGAGGTACTCAAACTAAACCCTAAAACAACTAAGCGTATTGTCTTCCACGAAATAACCGAACCTGCCTTAAAGACGGCAGTTGCGAATCCTCGTGAAATTGATATTCCGCTTGTCGAAGCGCAACAAGCAAGACAATCTCTTGACTACTTAGTAGGCTTTGAGCTTAGCCCAGTATTATGGAAGAAAGTCAGACCACAACTAAGTGCCGGACGAGTCCAAAGCGTTGCTGTAAGACTTGTGGTAGAACGCGAGAGAGAAATCACGGATCACAAGCCACAATCCACCTTTAAGCTAGTAGCCACTCTTAAAACGCCATCTGGTCAAAATTTACCAGCCGAGGCACCTACCAAATTCAAAGACGTATCAAAAGTAAACAAAACTCTAGAAGACTACCTAAACAGTACTTTTGAGGTAACTAGCGTTGAGCAGAGACCCGGTAAACGCAACCCAAGCGCACCCCTAACTACCAGCACCCTTCAACAAGAAGCTAGCAATAAGATTGGGTACAGCCCCAGGACAACCATGCAACTAGCTCAAAAGCTTTACGAAGCTGGACATATTACATACATGAGAACAGATTCAGTTAATCTCTCACAAACAGCCCTAGATGCTATGTCGAACTACATAAAAAATGAATATGGCACAGATTACCTCGAGTCTCGTACCTTCAAGACGAAAAGCACTGGGGCTCAAGAAGCTCACGAGGCCATACGACCAACCGATATAACCAATCTCGATGCTGGAGCTGACGCTCAACAGAAAAAGCTATATCAACTAATTTGGCGACGAACCTTAGCCACCCAAATGGCTCCTGCCAAAATCGAAAAAACTATTATATCCATTAAGCCAAGTAACAGCAAAGAATTACTTGAAGCCAAAGGAGAAATAGTAGTTTTTGATGGATTCTTGAAAGTTATCGGCAAAAAGAACGATGACACTATACTTCCACCAATTAGTAACGGAGAGTCGCTTACGCTAACAGAGGCAGTTGCAACCGAAACCTTAAGCCGTGGACCAGCTAGATATACAGAGGCATCTTTAGTGAAAAAACTTGAAGAAATGGGCATCGGTCGACCAAGCACTTATGCTAGCACTATTAGTACCATACAGACCAGACAGTACGTTGAAAAAGGAGATATTGCCGGCAAAGAAACTCAAACATTAATCATATCACTCAAAAACAACAAAATATCTCAAACCACTCAAACAATTGAGTATGGTAAAGATAGTAACAAGCTACACCCGACTGATACCGGAAAGGTAGTTACTGACTTCTTAGTAAAACACTTTGCAGACGTAATGGACTATGATTTCACCAAAGATATAGAGGAAGAACTCGATCATATTGCCGAAAAGAAAAAGGGAAGAGAAGAGGTACTTGACCATTTCTACAAACCGTTTCACAAATTAGTTGTGGCTAGTGAAGATATTTCTCGCGCAGAGGCTACGCAAACGAGGCAAATAGGCAAAGATAAAGACGGTACACCTATATTTGCAAGATTTGGGCGATTTGGACCAATGCTTCAGCGCGGAGAACAGTCAGATGACCCCAAGCCAACATTTGCACCTCTACCTAAGGGAGAAACCATAGAAAGTGTTACACTAGAACAAGCCTTAAAGATGTTTGAATTGCCGAGAATCGTCGGGAACACTAAGTCTGGCGAAGAAATAATTGCTGATATTGGGCGATTTGGGCCATATATCAAAATAGACAAGACCTACGTTTCTCTTAAAGAGCCTTACGATCCTTTCACTATTAAAGAGAAAGAAGCAATTGATCTATATAAAGAAAAATTAGTTCAAATAGAAAAACGAAATATTGCAGATTTCGGAACTATAAAGATTCTTCTTGGTCCTTATGGACCATACATAACGGACGGCAAGAAGAATGCTCGAATACCCAAAGATATTGACCCTAAAACAATATCAGAAAAAGAAGCTACAAAGATGTTAGCAGATGCACCAGAAAAAAAACGAAAATTCTCACGTAAAAAAATAAAATAG